The Cloeon dipterum chromosome X, ieCloDipt1.1, whole genome shotgun sequence genome includes a window with the following:
- the LRR gene encoding F-actin-uncapping protein LRRC16A translates to MSTRSQLTKDLNESVKSLLGKNIKILRKTLVKLEKNDKKTENRVMVFSPCRLFFLTAKVPTRIDFHFHYLEIQKIESKKSNQLVLSVMGIDRTLVLYPSQISEAVPMSRVDPDMAACLEVDGMLSTLASALLVIYPSVPITNIIRKIELVPEKRLEQLLTEISPAATGTFSGVGPCCGFSTQYACMCDFHGLPYRDEVAWDIDTIYLSHNSKELSLKDFEHLDQRDLVPIVSALEHNTWFTKLRAGHIRLSHEALDRILQVIRRSLSLEELYLDNLGLRGDFAHKLSLSLLANPHSHLHSLDLSNNLIEDKGIGHLSHVFGRLPTGLVKLNFSSCGLSCKGVNQLSHALLSNPNMFSTLAHLDLSGNSLKDDLNNLCNFLAQPNCIAHLDVSGTDATLEHLFGALLRGCTTHLTNLNVSKNKFASKKGKEVPPSFKQFFTSSLNLKFLNFSGCCLPLDALKNLLLGLACNESTEGLALDLSNNNLSASGAHVIESCIHGVRCLGQLDLNENNFDVELATMITAIGKNKSLKHLNLGRNLANMKQKHVVVIMEALVQMIQEDDCILQSLSLADSKLKTDIFSLINALGSNQCLQSIDISGNMMGDAGARLLAKALQINTKLKNMVFDRNNITLQGYSDIAYALESNFTLRYMPFPVFDVQHCMKASAERTDLIMRRIQELIHRNVTPKRQYHSQALRLQQGFLLTSTQQMVDRLVLQTQDSIAVLSQVPAENNELLEETQGLISDAENVKQLLHRLNEVALKGDEDDLNGTGPIDIKLQQSAIELHSTCAAFIQRTIENMMTCAIRECPHVLEDSQTQQDIAKICRAKSTMPIEFVNNTIVEQAGTEIINKIKELNLMTAAHLSDKITDEVIECLSRSHKAIVGDSRASIRKRSSTPDVLRTRSRLSSDALKSEAGGMSPTDCSLPNSTDQSPMATPHMSSKRKSLYGRKLRPQSVVDSSEGLSADDIPDLLPKSAEESQDSVSDLPAGGSGQVLMHLVKTRPKRAKTRAPTRPMLRGSTSDTEQSSSKDSSAIAEGLDSFFVKPSPAPSISSSLMNAPRSQSSDNLRKASPLPILKGDKSQKPPASPLLNSEAEESASPSPVPDHTKQTVLSTKSEMPSPSNTAKGSSKIKDGIRKPPPIAPKPRPWSMFTGDKVSGELSLVSDGGSSSTTSDANTPDSVDALDESTDSGLVIDSSEAEKQEAKEEAAK, encoded by the exons ATGTCGACGAGATCTCAGCTCACGAAGGACCTCAATG AGAGCGTCAAGTCTTTATTgggtaaaaatatcaagatcCTTCGGAAAACGCTGGTGAAACTAgagaaaaatgacaagaaaaCGGAAAATCGAGTCATG GTATTTTCTCCATGCCGGCTGTTCTTCCTCACAGCCAAGGTGCCAACtagaattgattttcatttccacTACTTGGAAATCCAGAAAATCGAGAGCAAGAAGTCAAACCAGTTGGTGCTCAGTGTGATGGGCATAGACCGAACCCTTGTGCTTTACCCAAGCCAAATCAGCGAGGCCGTCCCAATGAGCAGGGTTGACCCTGATATGGCCGCATGCCTGGAGGTCGACGGCATGCTCAGCACCCTTGCTTCAGCTCTCCTAGTCATCTATCCAAGTGTTCCAATCAC GAAcataatcagaaaaattgagCTTGTTCCTGAAAAGCGGCTGGAGCAGTTGCTGACCGAGATTTCGCCGGCGGCAACGGGTACTTTTAGCGGAGTTGGACCTTGCTGTGGATTTTCCACTCAGTACGCGTGCATGTGCGACTTCCACGGACTGCCCTACAGAGACGAAGTGGCGTGG gaCATTGACACTATTTACCTTTCGCACAACTCAAAGGAGCTGAGTTTGAAGGATTTTGAGCATTTGGATCAAAg AGATTTGGTTCCGATTGTGAGCGCCCTGGAACACAATACGTGGTTTACAAAATTAAGAGCGGGTCACATCCGACTGTCGCATGAAGCCCTGGACCGAATCCTACAGGTGATCAGAAGATCTCTTAGCTTAGAAGAGCTTTACCTGGACAATTTGGGCTTGAGAGG GGACTTTGCACACAAGTTGTCTCTGTCGTTACTTGCCAATCCGCACAGTCACCTGCACTCCCTGGACTTGTCAAACAATTTGATTGAGGACAAAGGCATCGGTCATCTAAGTCACGTTTTCGGAAGGCTTCCAACCGGCTTGGTGAAGCTCAACTTTTCCTCATGTGGGCTCTCTTGCAAAGGAGTTAACCAGCTGTCGCACGCTCTTCTGTCCAATCCAAACATGTTCTCTACCTTAGCACACCTTGACCTGTCAGGAAATAGTCTCAAAGATGACCTCAAT AATCTGTGCAACTTTTTAGCCCAACCAAACTGCATTGCACACTTAGACGTGTCTGGCACAGATGCAACACTGGAGCAT TTGTTTGGGGCACTCTTGCGAGGATGCACAACTCATCTCACCAATCTGAAcgtctcaaaaaataaattcgcctcAAAGAAAGGCAAGGAGGTGCCTCCTTCCTTCAAGCAGTTTTTCACTAGCTCCCTCAACctcaaatttctcaatttctcCGGCTGCTGTTTGCCCCTTGACGCTCTTAA AAACCTCCTGTTGGGCCTTGCGTGCAATGAATCAACTGAAGGACTCGCCCTGGACCTTAGCAACAACAACCTGAGTGCGTCAGGTGCCCATGTGATAGAGTCTTGCATACATGGCGTCAGATGCCTTGGCCAGTTGGATCTCAATGAAAACA attttgatgTCGAGCTTGCTACAATGATAACAGCTATTGGGAAAAACAAATCCTTGAAGCACCTGAACCTTGGGCGAAATTTGGCTAACATGAAACAAAAGCACGTTGTGGTCATAATGGAGGCCTTGGTGCAAATGATTCAAGAAGACGACTGTATATTGCAGTCCCTCTCCCTCGCTGACAGTAAGCTGAAAACGGACATTTTCAGTCTGATTAACGCGCTGGGCAGCAACCAGTGTTTGCAGAGTATCGACATCAG CGGCAACATGATGGGCGATGCTGGTGCCCGCTTGCTGGCGAAAGCCCTGCAAATCAACACCAAGCTGAAAAACATGGTATTCGACAGGAACAACATCACCTTGCAGGGCTACAGCGACATTGCTTACGCCTTGGAAAG CAACTTCACGTTGAGGTACATGCCTTTCCCTGTGTTCGATGTGCAGCATTGCATGAAGGCCTCAGCTGAGAGGACTGATTTGATCATGAGACGCATCCAGGAGCTGATTCACAGGAACGTGACGCCAAAGAGGCAATACCACAGCCAAGCGCTCCGCCTGCAGCAG GGCTTCCTGCTAACTTCAACCCAGCAGATGGTTGACCGCCTTGTTCTCCAAACTCAAGACTCGATTGCGGTGCTGAGCCAGGTGCCAGCTGAGAATAATGAACTACTTGAAGAGACCCAAGGCCTTATCAGTGATGCTGAAAATGTTAAACAA CTTCTGCATCGTTTGAATGAGGTTGCGCTGAAGGGTGATGAGGATGACTTGAATGGAACAGGCCCTATCGACATCAAGCTTCAGCAAAGTGCCATAGAACTTCACTCAACTTGCGCAGCCTTTATCCAAAGAACAATAGAGAATATGATGACCTGTGCCATAAGAGAG TGTCCACATGTTTTGGAAGACAGCCAAACGCAGCAGGACATTGCGAAAATCTGCAGAGCCAAATCTACAATGCCAATCGAGTTTGTAAACAATACTATTGTTGAGCAAGCTGGAACAGAGATCATAAATAAGATCAA GGAGTTGAATCTGATGACCGCTGCACACCTGTCAGACAAAATCACAGATGAGGTCATCGAGTGTCTTTCAAGAAGTCACAAGGctatt GTTGGAGATTCCAGAGCAAGCATCAGAAAACGATCATCAACCCCAGATGTTCTGAGGACGAGGTCAAGACTTAGTTCAGATGCCCTAAAAAGCGAAGCTGGTGGGATGTCGCCAACTGATTGCAGCCTACCCAATTCCACAGATCAGTCTCCAATG GCTACCCCGCACATGTCCTCAAAGCGCAAAAGTTTGTACGGACGCAAACTACGACCACAATCTGTTGTCGATTCTTCTGAAGGACTCTCGGCTGATGATATACCAGACCTCCTTCCAAAATCAGCTGAAG AGTCACAAGATAGCGTGTCTGACCTGCCAGCAGGTGGGTCTGGCCAGGTTTTAATGCATCTAGTCAAGACTCGTCCGAAGAGGGCCAAAACCAGAGCTCCAACCAGGCCCATGCTGCGTGGAAGCACCTCCGACACGGAACAGTCATCATCCAAGGACTCTTCGGCTATTGCCGAGGGGCTTGACTCCTTTTTTGTAAAGCCAAGTCCAGCTCCTAGTATTAG TTCCTCTCTCATGAATGCACCGAGATCACAGTCAAGTGATAACTTGAGGAAAGCGTCCCCGCTGCCAATCCTAAAAGGGGACAAAAGTCAGAAACCGCCTGCGTCTCCGCTGCTCAACTCTGAAGCAGAGGAGAGCGCTTCACCGTCGCCTGTCCCTGACCACACGAAGCAGACTGTGCTAAGTACAAAAAGTGAAATGCCATCGCCATCAAACACGGCTAAAG GGTCaagcaaaattaaagatgGAATTAGAAAACCGCCGCCAATAGCACCAAAACCAAGACCGTGGTCTATGTTCACTGGAGACAAAGTTTCAG GCGAGCTTTCACTTGTAAGTGACGGCGGCTCAAGCTCCACCACGTCGGACGCCAACACTCCTGACTCGGTGGACGCTCTGGACGAATCTACCGACTCTGGATTGGTGATTGACTCGTCGGAGGCTGAAAAGCAGGAAGCCAAGGAAGAGGCTGCCAAGTAA
- the LOC135946343 gene encoding sodium- and chloride-dependent GABA transporter 2-like, translated as MKVSAGVEVVAGRRPSQHIKREKWSKDVEFVLSCIGFAVGLGNIWRFPYLCYKNGGGAFLIPYFICLVTGGVPIFFLEIGIGQYMSEGGITVWNLCPIFKGIGYGTTLICFSLNVYYIVILAWTVHYFYNSFTTELPWSSCNNWWNTDRCFSPLDPQTNLTNASKVDAVIEYWENKVLGLSGGIEQVGGLQWELVASLFVAWVLVYFCVWKGIKSSGKVVYFTATFPYVMLTALLIRGVTLDGALEGIIFYLKPDFNKLTEAQVWIDAGTQIFFSYAIALGCMTALGSYNKFHNNFVRDCIFISATNSCTSLYSGFAIFSVLGFMAKEQGVPIETVAESGPGLVFIAYPKAVSQMPWAPVWAVLFFFMILLMGLDSQFVGVEGFITAVVDLFPGYLRKGYRRELFILAVTVFSFAIGLFMVTQGGMYVFQVFDYYGASGMVLLWFCFFESIAIAYFYGVNKFYNNITTMIGYRLNPWLKICWLTFTPIVTMGILIFSIYSYTPLTYNRTYTYPLWAQAFGWTLALVPMSIIPGYFIWDLYNRPGTLRQRWAKATSPVLSPDHPAASKNTRAPNEAITMHL; from the exons ATGAAGGTGTCTGCAGGTGTGGAGGTGGTGGCCGGCCGCAGGCCTTCGCAGCACATCAAGCGCGAGAAGTGGTCCAAAGATGTAGAGTTCGTCCTCTCGTGCATCGGCTTTGCGGTCGGATTGGGAAATATTTGGCGCTTTCCCTACCTCTGCTATAAGAACGGAGGAG gtgcATTCTTGATTCCGTACTTCATCTGCCTGGTGACGGGCGGGGTGCCTATCTTCTTTCTCGAGATCGGCATCGGACAGTACATGAGCGAAGGCGGCATCACCGTGTGGAACCTGTGCCCTATTTTCAAAG GCATCGGATACGGTACAACTCTGATTTGCTTCTCGCTCAACGTGTACTACATTGTGATATTGGCCTGGACGgtacattatttttacaactcaTTTACGACCGAGCTACCATGGTCCTCTTGCAATAACTGGTGGAACACGGATAGATGCTTTAGCCCGCTTGACCCCCAGACCAATTTGACTAATGCCAGCAAAGTGGACGCCGTCATTGAGTATTGGGA AAATAAAGTGCTCGGTCTGAGTGGAGGCATAGAGCAAGTTGGCGGATTGCAATGGGAGCTGGTCGCTTCCCTTTTCGTCGCGTGGGTGCTCGTCTACTTTTGTGTGTGGAAGGGCATCAAATCGTCCGGAAAAGTGGTCTACTTCACTG CCACTTTCCCGTACGTGATGCTCACTGCACTGCTGATCAGAGGGGTCACTCTCGACGGGGCACTCGAAGGTATCATTTTCTACCTAAAGCCTGATTTCAACAAACTCACAGAGGCTCAG GTTTGGATCGACGCTGGGacccaaattttcttttcctacGCGATCGCTTTGGGCTGTATGACCGCGTTGGGCTCGTACAACAAGTTCCACAACAATTTTGTAAGAGACTGCATTTTTATCTCGGCCACCAACAGCTGCACCAGCCTGTACTCGGGCTTTGCCATATTCAGCGTGTTGGGTTTCATGGCCAAGGAGCAAGGTGTGCCAATCGAGACGGTCGCAGAGTCAG gaCCAGGACTCGTGTTCATAGCCTATCCAAAAGCCGTGTCGCAGATGCCTTGGGCGCCTGTCTGGGCCGTGCTCTTCTTCTTTATGATTCTGCTAATGGGTCTTGACTCGCAATTTGTAGGAGTCGAAGGGTTCATCACGGCCGTTGTTGACCTTTTCCCAGGCTATCTGCGCAAAGGTTACAGGAGGGAGCTGTTCATTTTGGCGGTCACCGTGTTCAGCTTTGCCATTGGACTTTTCATGGTCACTCAG GGTGGAATGTACGTCTTCCAAGTTTTTGACTACTACGGTGCCAGCGGCATGGTGCTTCTGTGGTTTTGCTTTTTCGAAAGCATCGCCATCGCCTACTTTTATGGTGTTAACAAATTCTACAACAACATCACCACCATGATCGGGTACAGGCTGAACCCGTGGCTGAAAATTTGCTGGCTGACTTTCACCCCCATAGTCACGATG GGAATTTTGATCTTCTCGATTTACTCGTACACGCCACTCACGTACAACCGGACGTACACGTATCCGCTGTGGGCGCAGGCCTTCGGCTGGACTCTGGCGCTGGTGCCGATGAGTATCATTCCCGGTTACTTCATTTGGGACCTTTACAACAGACCGGGCACGTTGCGACAG AGGTGGGCGAAAGCGACGAGCCCGGTTCTCAGCCCAGACCATCCTGCCGCGTCGAAAAACACCAGGGCCCCCAATGAAGCAATAACGAtgcatttgtaa